The Candidatus Effluviviaceae Genus I sp. genome segment ATGAGCGACGACAGCGCATGGATGGGGTTGTGAACGATGCCGCCGAACCCGCCCGAGTGGAGGTCGCGCCGCGGCCCGCGAACGGCGAGCGCGCACTGGTGCATCCCCCGCAGGCCGTAGACGATCGTGGGGATCTCGGCGCCGAGCATGCCCGCGTCGCAGTTGAGCGCGAGGTCGCAGGCCAGTCGGTCCGCGTGCTCCTTGAGGAAGGGACCGAGGTTCGGCGATCCGATCTCCTCCTCGCCCTCGATCAGGAACTTCACCGTCACCGGGAGCGCGCCCGTGCTGAGCGCCGCCTCGGTGGCCGCAAGGCACGCGATGATCTGACCCTTCATGTCGGACACGCCGCGCGCGTGGAGGTAGTCGCCGACCTGCGTCGCGGCGAACGGGTCGGTCTTCCAGTCGCCGAGCGGGTCCGGCGGCTGCACGTCGTAGTGGCCGTACACCATGACCGTCCCCGCCGGCTTCCCGACGGCCGGAGCCTCGGCGAGCACGACGGGATGTCCCGCGGTCTTCAGGACCTCGACCCTACGGAACTCGAGGACGCGGAAGCGGTGGGCCATCCACTCGGCGGCCGACCGGATGTCCTCCACCCTGGCCGGGTCGCTCGACATGGACGGGATGCTCGCGAACTCCGAGAGCTCTCTCAGGATGCGCTCCCGGTTCTCCGCAGCGTAGCGCAGAGCCTGCCACGGCCATGAGACCATCTCTCGCCCCCCGCGCCCTGAAGGTCCAGTCCCGCGCGGCCTTGCCTCCCCCGTGCGCCATGTGGCGTCGCTCCCCGTCGTTCCGGGGAGCGGCGCCGCAACACTCTACCCGACGCACCCCCACCGGTCAAACACGGCCTGCCCGGCGGCGGGCCCGCGCAGCGGTCATGAGCACAGCTCATGAACTGCGGGCCCGTGGCCGCCAGAGGGCCCGCTTCTCGGAGCGAAGCGGCGCCCGGATGGCTGCCGCCGCGCATGAGGTTTCGGCACGCTCTTTGCAAACTCGATGCCAGCAAGCCCGATTCGCGACGGTTCAAGGGCCGGAAGACCCCTAGCGCGAGGCCGCATGCCCAGCTGCAGACGAGTCATGATCGTGGAGCGCGACCCCCAGGCGAGGGCCCGGCTGGTCTGCGCTCTCAGAGCGTCCGGATACGGCACGGTGGAGGCCGGCACGGGACGCGAGGCGCTGCGCTCCGTGCAGATGGAAAGGCCGGACCTCGTCCTCGTGGGCGCCGTGCTGCCGGACATCGGCGGCAGGGACCTGGTGCGCATCCTCGAGTCGGGCGACCACGGAGAAGGCGTGCGGGCGGTCATCACGTCGGGGCCCGGAGCGTCCGGCGACGACCACCACGACGACGACGAGCACCACCTGTTCCGCTGGTCCCACGTGGACCAGGTGGTCACGCTTGTGAACTCGCTCCTCGACGACGGCGCCCCTCCCGATCCGGCGGCGCTCTCGCAGCCGGTCGCGGCCGGACCGCTCAGGATCGACCCGGCGCGGCTGACGGCGCTCGTGGACGGCAAGACGATCGCGCTCACCCAGAGGGAGTGCCGCTTCCTTCAGGTTCTCGCGCTCCATGCCGAGCGGACCTGCACGCGGGACGAGATCAGGAACCTCGTCTGGGACGGAAGCGAGCACGTGATCGGACGGACCGTGGACGTGCTGGTGAGCCGGCTCCGCAGCAAGCTCCACACCGCGACGGGGCGCGAGGTCGTGGAGACCGTCAGGGGCATCGGCTACCGCCTGTGCGGGGCGGGCGGATGCTCAGCCGCGGACGAGACAACCGGCGCGCTGCCTACCGATACTCGTTGAACCCCTTCTCGATCTCTCTCCGGTAGACCATCGGGTCGATGCCCTCGTGCCCGATCAGCCGCGCGATCTCGACGGGCGAAAGCTCGGCCCCGTACGCCCAGAGCTCTCTCAGGAAGTCCCCCGCCTCGGTCCTGGTCCACCAGGCTTCGCCGAAACGCTCGCGCAGCACCGCGCGCACCTGCGCGGCGAGGAACCACGCCTCGAGGTAGTTCACGCCGTAGAAGTCCTCGTTGCTCGACAGGTACCCGAAGTCGGGGTGGGCCAGCGGCACCAGCCGCGCGGTCTCCATGCGCTCCCTGTACGCCGCCACGAGCTCCTCGTCCGTGAGGCCTCCCCGGTGCAGGGCCCGCTCGTACCCGAAGAGCGCCGCGTAGTACCGCGCGCCCGCCAGGTCGTCGAACAGCTGCTGCCGCAGGAACCGCGTCCTCACGGCGGCGTCCGGAATGAGCCCGCTCGTCTGCAGGAAGAGCGGTTCCGACAGGAGGCCCTCGAGCAGATACGCGTGGGTCTCGGTCGTGCCGTAGTCGCCGAGCCTGAGGAACTCGTACTCAGTGACGGTCGCCAGCGCGTCGTGGAGCGCGTGGCCCATCTCGTGGAACAGCGTCTCGTAGTCCGCTACGCCGCCCAGAGGCTTCATGAGAATGCGCACGTCCTTCCCCGGCCGGACGGGGTACGCCGCCGCCCGCGGTTCCTTCTCCGGGCGATCGCTGTCGTCGATGCTGATGGCGGGGATCGCGCTCAGGTCGATGCCCATGCCGGCGAGGGTCCGGCGCATGAGCGGCAGCATGCGCTCGGGCGGGAAGTACCTGTCGTACTCCTCGCCGCGGAAGAGCCGCCCCCGGTCGTAGTCGCTCACCTCCGCGACCCCGACGCCGAACACGCGCCGCGCCGCCTCGTTCGACAGCTCCCAGTACATGTCCCGCGTGCCGCTCAGGAACTCGCCGGCCTGGCGCTCGAAGTCGTCGAAGTCCAGACCCCGCCGCTCCGCCTCCATGGCGTCGAGGTCGGTGTAGCCGTAGCGGCGCAGCTCTTCGCGTCCGAGGCTGACCATCTCCGCCCGCAGCGGGTTCGTCGTTTTCACGTCGAAGCGTCCCTGGGCGATGTACAGGCTCTCGCGACGCGCGCTGTCGGTCTCGTTGAAGAGCCTCACGCCGAGATCGCGGTAGGCGATGTCCTCCCCGTTCACGCGCACGACGCCCTCGGCCTCGAGGTCCGCGATGCGATCGCCGATCAGAGCGAGTTCCCGGTAGGCGACGGTGCCGACGATGTCGAAGAAGAGGTAGTCCAGCTGCTTCCGCGCTCGCGGGCCGGCCTCGCGGTCCCGCAGCTTCGCGACGTGCCTCGCAAGGGCCGGATCGGCCAGGTCCTCGTACTCGGACATGATCTCCGCGACCCTCGAAGGGCTGCCCCGGGACGACGAGTCGTACAGCGCCTCGAGGATCCTGGCGCTCATCTCGTCGGCGCGCACGCGCACCGCTTCCAGATCATAGCTCTTGCCGCAGCCGCTCACGGCGACCGCGAGCGCGAGCGCACCGAGAGCAACCCGCGTCCATCGAGTCATCGGAAGGCCTCCACTCGAAACGCGCTAGCGCGGCCCGCCGCCGACTTCGTTGTCGGCCGCGGCCAGGTCCTCGGGGGTGCCGACGTCGCGCCAGTACGACTCCATCCTGAACGCGCGCACGGAGCGGCCGTCCTCGATCATCATGCGCACCGCGTCGGTGAGCTCGTACTCCCCGCGCGGCGACAGCTCGAGGCGGGCGGTGTAGCTGAAGAGCGCCGGCGCGGCGATGAAGATCCCGGCGTTGACCCAGCTCGTGCCGAGCGCCCCCGGCGGCGGCTTCTCGATGATGCGCGTGATGCGGTCTCCATCGAGCGTCACCGCGCCCCAGCGGCTCGGATCGTCCACGGAACGCACGGCCATGAGGAGGTCCGTCCGCGTCCGCGAGAAGTCCTCGGTCATCGCCGGGTAGACCGCGGGCTCCGTGACGATGTCCCCGTAGGTCAGGAAGAAGGGGGTGTCGCCCGCGAATGCCCTCGCCGGCTCGGCGGCCCTCCCCGTCCCATCCTGGACCTCCTGCACGAAGTAGGAGATGCGCACACCGACGTCGGCGCCGTCGCCGAAGTAGGCGCGGACGCGGTCGCCCCGGTGGCCGACGACGATGGCGGTCTCGTCCACGCCTGCGCCCAGGAGCGCCTTGAGCAGGTGCCAGAGCATCGGCCTGCCGCCGATCTCGACCATGGGCTTGGGGATCGCGTCGGTGATCTCGCCCATGCGCGTCCCCTTCCCCGCGGCGAGCACGATGGCCTTCATGCGACACCTCCCAGGTGGCGAC includes the following:
- a CDS encoding M20/M25/M40 family metallo-hydrolase, with product MVSWPWQALRYAAENRERILRELSEFASIPSMSSDPARVEDIRSAAEWMAHRFRVLEFRRVEVLKTAGHPVVLAEAPAVGKPAGTVMVYGHYDVQPPDPLGDWKTDPFAATQVGDYLHARGVSDMKGQIIACLAATEAALSTGALPVTVKFLIEGEEEIGSPNLGPFLKEHADRLACDLALNCDAGMLGAEIPTIVYGLRGMHQCALAVRGPRRDLHSGGFGGIVHNPIHALSSLIASLHDEDGRVTLPGFYDRVRPISPEEHEEMARLPVGESAYVEEAGVPRLWGEPGFLPTERVSARPALDVVQVRAGSPKSAIPAEAVALVTMRLVPDQVPEELAASLERHVASHAPDTVSWEIRNARGHPPSLTDRGSAGVRALAKALETVWEKPPVYHREGGSINAVGEIQKVLGTDSVLTGFSLPGDNVHGPNERLHLPTWDRGIAALIHFLSNLATA
- a CDS encoding response regulator transcription factor, which encodes MPSCRRVMIVERDPQARARLVCALRASGYGTVEAGTGREALRSVQMERPDLVLVGAVLPDIGGRDLVRILESGDHGEGVRAVITSGPGASGDDHHDDDEHHLFRWSHVDQVVTLVNSLLDDGAPPDPAALSQPVAAGPLRIDPARLTALVDGKTIALTQRECRFLQVLALHAERTCTRDEIRNLVWDGSEHVIGRTVDVLVSRLRSKLHTATGREVVETVRGIGYRLCGAGGCSAADETTGALPTDTR
- a CDS encoding NTP transferase domain-containing protein, producing the protein MKAIVLAAGKGTRMGEITDAIPKPMVEIGGRPMLWHLLKALLGAGVDETAIVVGHRGDRVRAYFGDGADVGVRISYFVQEVQDGTGRAAEPARAFAGDTPFFLTYGDIVTEPAVYPAMTEDFSRTRTDLLMAVRSVDDPSRWGAVTLDGDRITRIIEKPPPGALGTSWVNAGIFIAAPALFSYTARLELSPRGEYELTDAVRMMIEDGRSVRAFRMESYWRDVGTPEDLAAADNEVGGGPR